GCGCCTGGTCGGCAGCGTCCGGCTGCGCCGGACCGACTGGCGGCTGCGCGCCACCGAGGCCGAGGTCGTCACCGGACCGTGGGCCCGGGGCGAGGGTTATGCGGTGGAAGCCCTGCGCGGCGTCGCCCAGTGGCTCTTCGAGGACCAGAAGTTCGAACGGCTGGAACTGCGTACGGCGGCCGGGAACAGCGCCGCCCAGCAGGTGGCCCAGAAGGTCGGCTGCATCAGCGAGGGCGTGCTGCGCAACGCCTGGATCGTGCGCGACGGCGAGGCGGCGGGCCGGGCCCGCAGCGACCTGATCCTGTGGAGCCTGCTGCCCGAGGACCTGGACGGTCTGGACGCCCTCGACGATGCGGACCCGAACGGTCATCGTCATGACCCGCACTGGTGATCGCACCGGCTAGGCTGCCCCCGGGCGCAGTTCGGGCAACGACACAGCAGGGGGAGCAGCCGCGATGGCTGACCGGGTCACGGTGATCGGCTGGGACGGATCACCGCTGTCGCAGACCGCACAGTCAGCACTCGACGCGGCGACCCTGGTCGCCGGTGGCAGCTATCAGCTGCA
The Streptacidiphilus albus JL83 genome window above contains:
- a CDS encoding GNAT family N-acetyltransferase, whose protein sequence is MTSNFPEISISTDRLVLRAFEPEDVPALAEMMTDELVRTWTTVPHSYTLDDAREWVSLRAPAERTRGRGLVLAVHEFLTQRLVGSVRLRRTDWRLRATEAEVVTGPWARGEGYAVEALRGVAQWLFEDQKFERLELRTAAGNSAAQQVAQKVGCISEGVLRNAWIVRDGEAAGRARSDLILWSLLPEDLDGLDALDDADPNGHRHDPHW